One Halobaculum sp. CBA1158 DNA segment encodes these proteins:
- a CDS encoding metallophosphoesterase, translating into MVAPLDRDGSPSGSLMASLSRPTADERTRLAVIADPHLSTRESGTSKLFEHTETHVANAVADIAERDVDATLCVGDITKDGEPWNFDRFDELATGLDAPFYSIPGNHDVPKEGYDHENLPMAEFAERYTPEGEGFPFHVEIGGVDVLGLNTAGTEEWLYDSHEGRVTDEQIDWLEETLPSADAPVVLAHHNLPAMSEQVHEHRDLAEPDMFVPPEMDDPEPFVETLTRHDVPLLLTGHLHMPSAARQGPTRELMMPTTCSFPQGYCLVDVGPEGTEVRFVPVADFDGMVVGHRERSSDSVTARGLTAMAAARLAQFPLVEE; encoded by the coding sequence ATGGTCGCTCCCCTCGATCGCGACGGATCGCCGTCCGGATCGCTCATGGCCAGCCTCTCTCGGCCGACCGCGGACGAACGCACGCGGCTCGCAGTCATCGCCGACCCGCACCTCTCGACGCGGGAGTCCGGGACCTCGAAGCTGTTCGAGCACACCGAGACGCACGTCGCCAACGCGGTCGCCGACATCGCCGAACGCGACGTGGACGCGACGCTGTGCGTCGGCGACATCACGAAAGACGGCGAACCGTGGAACTTCGACCGGTTCGACGAGCTGGCGACGGGTCTCGACGCCCCCTTCTATTCGATTCCCGGCAACCACGACGTACCCAAGGAGGGGTACGACCACGAGAACCTCCCCATGGCGGAGTTCGCCGAGCGCTACACGCCCGAGGGCGAGGGGTTCCCCTTTCACGTGGAGATCGGCGGAGTCGACGTGCTCGGGCTCAACACCGCCGGTACCGAGGAGTGGCTGTACGACTCTCACGAGGGTCGCGTCACCGACGAACAGATCGACTGGCTCGAGGAGACGCTTCCGTCGGCGGACGCGCCGGTCGTGCTCGCACACCACAACCTCCCCGCGATGTCCGAGCAGGTCCACGAGCACCGCGACCTGGCCGAGCCCGACATGTTCGTCCCCCCGGAGATGGACGACCCGGAGCCGTTCGTCGAGACGCTGACCCGCCACGACGTGCCGCTGCTGCTCACCGGTCACCTCCACATGCCCTCCGCGGCGAGACAGGGGCCGACCCGCGAGCTGATGATGCCGACGACGTGCTCGTTCCCGCAGGGGTACTGCCTCGTCGACGTGGGGCCCGAGGGGACCGAGGTCCGGTTCGTCCCGGTCGCGGACTTCGATGGGATGGTCGTCGGCCACCGCGAGCGCTCGTCGGACTCGGTGACGGCTCGCGGACTCACGGCGATGGCGGCCGCGCGACTCGCGCAGTTCCCGCTCGTTGAGGAGTGA
- a CDS encoding P-loop NTPase: MLAVTGGKGGTGKTTTTLGVAAALARRGVETVAVDADWDLPDLGALAGVPRRSESIVSIESIGPVDADDPTDAVEPVVDPGVESRSFPGVRVVPAPTDPADRDPGRSLRAVRSSLATGIAGLLDCPAGAGPDAVAPLRVADAALLVTEPCAASLRDAAKAGEMARALDAPVVGAVLTRARFVPPGVADLLGCSVLACVPRADSPVLSAEPVRASYDDAAAALAETPAANVPLEREKPLNPGGS; the protein is encoded by the coding sequence ATGCTCGCGGTCACCGGCGGCAAGGGCGGAACGGGGAAGACGACGACCACGCTGGGTGTAGCCGCCGCGCTGGCCCGGCGCGGGGTCGAGACGGTAGCGGTCGACGCCGACTGGGACCTCCCGGATCTGGGCGCGCTCGCCGGCGTTCCGAGGCGGTCCGAGTCGATCGTGTCAATCGAGTCGATCGGACCCGTCGACGCGGACGACCCGACGGACGCCGTCGAGCCGGTCGTCGACCCCGGCGTCGAGTCCCGTTCGTTCCCGGGGGTTCGCGTGGTTCCGGCCCCGACGGATCCGGCCGACCGCGACCCCGGGCGGTCCCTTCGCGCGGTCCGGTCGTCGCTGGCGACCGGGATCGCCGGCCTCCTCGACTGTCCCGCCGGCGCTGGCCCGGACGCGGTCGCGCCGCTGCGGGTCGCCGACGCCGCCCTGCTCGTGACCGAGCCGTGTGCCGCGTCCCTGCGGGACGCCGCCAAGGCGGGCGAGATGGCACGGGCGCTCGACGCCCCCGTGGTCGGCGCGGTCCTCACGCGCGCCCGGTTCGTCCCCCCGGGAGTCGCCGACCTGCTGGGCTGCTCGGTGCTCGCGTGCGTCCCCCGAGCCGACTCGCCCGTGCTGTCCGCGGAGCCCGTGCGCGCCAGCTACGACGACGCCGCGGCCGCGCTCGCGGAGACGCCGGCGGCGAACGTGCCGCTCGAGCGTGAGAAACCGTTAAATCCCGGAGGGTCGTGA
- a CDS encoding transcriptional regulator, which translates to MAERLPTGIEVLDRRLDGGIPAGSIVLFSADPASQSELLLYELTAARATLYLTTLRSDQAVSDALDRTRSRVGDPTVRDVGGDAPLDAANRLVGALPEGANLVIDALDPLERSERARYRRFLSELQTAMVNTGSVAFLHAMKGGDEPANRAVTEHVADVVWDLDTQIRGSDVVNRLAIPKFRGGRALDETVKLKLEERVAIDTSRDIA; encoded by the coding sequence ATGGCTGAGCGGCTCCCGACCGGCATCGAGGTGCTCGATCGCCGGCTCGACGGCGGGATCCCCGCGGGCAGCATCGTGCTGTTCTCGGCGGATCCGGCGAGCCAGTCGGAGCTGCTGTTGTACGAGCTCACGGCCGCGCGCGCCACGCTGTACCTCACGACGCTGCGCTCGGATCAGGCGGTGAGCGACGCGCTCGACCGGACGCGCTCGCGGGTCGGCGACCCGACCGTCCGCGACGTCGGCGGCGACGCCCCGCTCGACGCCGCGAACCGGCTCGTCGGCGCGCTCCCCGAGGGTGCGAACCTCGTGATCGACGCGCTCGATCCGCTGGAGCGGAGCGAGCGAGCGCGCTACCGGCGGTTCCTCTCGGAACTCCAGACGGCGATGGTCAACACCGGCAGCGTCGCGTTCCTCCACGCGATGAAGGGCGGCGACGAGCCGGCCAACCGCGCGGTCACCGAGCACGTCGCGGACGTGGTGTGGGACCTCGACACCCAGATCCGCGGCAGCGACGTGGTCAACCGCCTCGCTATCCCGAAGTTCCGCGGCGGCCGCGCGCTCGATGAGACGGTGAAGCTGAAACTGGAGGAGCGCGTCGCCATCGACACCTCCCGCGACATCGCGTAG
- a CDS encoding MBL fold metallo-hydrolase, whose protein sequence is MSDERDPSDPRIASDWGEWLPRTIEAAEPDGLAVWYLGCNGFVLKASDDTSVWIDPYVGLGDPPRTVRMIPVPFDPHDVYDADAVLATHEHTDHTHGPSQAPILANSGADFYAADDSLSVTDEEAWTDGWDVTDDQLHEVAEGDSFAVGGVEVDVVRVNDPDATHPVGYVLRHGDVTVFHGGDTKPRDGFDDLGESYDIDLAVVAFGSVGRVPDKRTREPERTRWYCDENQAVEVAEALRADRLLPSHWDMWKGLTADPTALHEHVRGFEYPRRLDVVEIGDRLDL, encoded by the coding sequence ATGAGCGACGAGCGCGACCCGAGCGACCCGCGGATCGCTTCCGACTGGGGCGAGTGGCTCCCGCGAACGATCGAGGCGGCCGAGCCGGACGGGCTCGCCGTGTGGTATCTGGGCTGTAACGGCTTCGTATTGAAGGCGAGCGACGATACGAGCGTCTGGATAGATCCGTACGTCGGGCTCGGGGACCCGCCGCGGACGGTCCGGATGATCCCGGTGCCGTTCGACCCGCACGACGTGTACGACGCCGACGCCGTGCTGGCCACCCACGAGCACACCGACCACACGCACGGCCCCTCGCAGGCACCGATCCTCGCGAACTCCGGGGCCGACTTCTACGCGGCCGACGACTCGCTTTCGGTGACCGACGAGGAGGCGTGGACCGACGGGTGGGACGTGACCGACGACCAACTGCACGAGGTCGCGGAGGGCGACAGCTTCGCGGTCGGCGGCGTGGAGGTCGACGTGGTCCGCGTCAACGACCCCGACGCCACCCACCCCGTCGGGTACGTGCTCCGCCACGGCGACGTGACCGTCTTCCACGGCGGCGACACGAAGCCGCGGGACGGGTTCGACGACCTCGGCGAGTCGTACGACATCGACCTGGCGGTCGTCGCGTTCGGCTCCGTCGGACGCGTCCCCGACAAGCGGACCCGCGAGCCCGAGCGGACGCGGTGGTACTGCGACGAGAACCAGGCCGTCGAGGTCGCCGAGGCGCTGCGGGCCGACCGCCTGCTCCCGAGCCACTGGGACATGTGGAAGGGCCTCACCGCCGACCCGACCGCGCTCCACGAACACGTCCGGGGGTTCGAGTACCCCCGTCGGCTGGACGTCGTCGAGATCGGCGACCGACTCGACCTCTGA
- a CDS encoding PhzF family phenazine biosynthesis protein, whose product MDDRPTRDRRPRVADGGSPSIRGLRYHVVDVFARDGERFTGNQLAVFHDAADVDAEEALALTRETNFSECTFVGDETDDGRAVRIFDPAEEIPFAGHPTLGTAAVQRELIGDDESDRLTLNLGVGPIDVWVEERTADGDGVDGDEVGDGTDGNDETPDDGQSGHEEYWMRQVPPEFGETVPADVIAPVLGLDTADVDESVPVQAVSTGLPTLVVPLASVDAVGRAATTEPEYAEFIDAFGEHNVLVVARGGVDGGDLHARVFADYAGVPEDPATGSAAGCLAGWLLEHRFLGDGPVSATVEQGYEMGRPSRLRLRAERDAAGDPVVEVGGAVVPVAEGRVL is encoded by the coding sequence ATGGACGATCGTCCGACCCGCGACCGTCGACCTCGCGTCGCCGACGGCGGCTCCCCGTCGATCCGGGGACTTCGGTACCACGTCGTCGACGTGTTCGCCCGCGACGGCGAGCGATTCACCGGAAACCAGCTCGCCGTCTTCCACGACGCCGCTGACGTCGACGCCGAGGAGGCGCTCGCGCTCACCCGCGAGACCAACTTCTCCGAGTGCACGTTCGTCGGCGACGAGACCGACGACGGCCGCGCCGTGCGGATCTTCGACCCGGCCGAGGAGATCCCGTTCGCGGGTCATCCGACGCTCGGCACCGCGGCCGTCCAGCGCGAGCTGATCGGCGACGACGAATCCGATCGCCTCACTCTGAACCTCGGGGTCGGCCCGATCGACGTGTGGGTGGAGGAACGGACCGCTGACGGCGACGGGGTCGACGGCGACGAGGTCGGCGACGGGACCGACGGCAACGACGAGACGCCAGACGACGGGCAATCCGGCCACGAGGAGTACTGGATGCGCCAGGTCCCGCCGGAGTTCGGCGAGACGGTGCCCGCCGACGTGATCGCGCCCGTGCTCGGCCTCGATACCGCCGACGTCGACGAGTCGGTGCCCGTGCAGGCGGTGTCGACCGGGCTCCCGACGCTGGTGGTGCCGCTCGCGTCCGTCGACGCCGTCGGGCGGGCCGCGACGACCGAACCGGAGTACGCCGAGTTCATCGACGCGTTCGGCGAACACAACGTGCTCGTCGTCGCACGCGGCGGCGTCGACGGCGGCGACCTCCACGCCCGGGTGTTCGCCGACTACGCCGGCGTCCCGGAGGACCCCGCGACGGGATCGGCGGCGGGCTGTCTCGCGGGGTGGCTGCTCGAACACCGGTTCCTCGGCGACGGCCCGGTGTCGGCGACGGTCGAGCAGGGCTACGAGATGGGTCGCCCGTCGAGGCTTCGACTGCGCGCCGAGCGAGACGCCGCCGGCGACCCGGTCGTCGAGGTCGGCGGGGCGGTCGTGCCGGTCGCGGAGGGGCGGGTGCTGTAG
- a CDS encoding sodium:calcium antiporter — protein MVSLLPAVGLAVVGTAIVWVAGGRLEAASERLGAHYGLPAVVQGAVIAAIGSSFPELTSVVVSVLLHGDFDLGVGAIVGSAVFNVLVIPGWSALRGRGLEADRDVVYKETQFYMLAVAVLLLTFSLGVIYAPQPTGEGLTATLTRPLALIPLALYGVYLFIQSQDVSDHDAPGVDDVNPVRQWALLAGSLVAILVGVEALVQAALAFETALGVPSAVWGLTVVAAGTSLPDTVVSVRAAEAGRGPTSLANVLGSNTFDLLVAIPVGVLLVPGGTVDLNFGTAVPMMGFLTVATLGFLVVTRTDLELNRPEAVGLLSLYGVFLVWMVLESLGVTALVPGI, from the coding sequence ATGGTGTCGCTACTGCCTGCAGTCGGGCTGGCCGTCGTCGGAACAGCGATCGTGTGGGTCGCCGGCGGCAGGCTCGAGGCGGCGAGCGAACGCCTCGGCGCACACTACGGCCTGCCGGCGGTCGTTCAGGGGGCCGTCATCGCCGCGATCGGCTCGTCGTTCCCGGAGCTGACCAGCGTCGTGGTGTCGGTGCTGCTCCACGGCGACTTCGATCTCGGCGTGGGCGCGATCGTCGGCTCGGCGGTGTTCAACGTCCTCGTCATCCCCGGGTGGAGCGCGCTCCGGGGCCGCGGGCTGGAGGCCGATCGCGACGTGGTGTACAAGGAGACGCAGTTCTACATGCTCGCGGTCGCGGTCCTCCTGCTCACCTTCTCGCTGGGCGTGATCTACGCGCCGCAGCCGACCGGCGAGGGCCTCACCGCGACGCTCACGCGTCCGCTGGCGCTGATCCCCCTCGCGCTGTACGGCGTCTACCTGTTCATTCAGTCGCAGGACGTCTCCGACCACGACGCCCCCGGCGTGGACGACGTGAACCCGGTGCGCCAGTGGGCGCTGCTCGCGGGGTCGCTCGTCGCCATCCTCGTCGGCGTCGAGGCGCTCGTGCAGGCGGCGCTCGCGTTCGAGACGGCGCTTGGCGTTCCCTCCGCCGTCTGGGGGCTCACCGTCGTCGCCGCAGGGACGAGCCTCCCCGACACCGTCGTCTCTGTGCGCGCCGCGGAGGCCGGCCGCGGCCCCACCAGCCTCGCGAACGTCCTCGGAAGCAACACGTTCGACCTGCTGGTCGCCATCCCCGTCGGCGTCCTGCTCGTGCCCGGCGGCACGGTCGACCTGAACTTCGGGACGGCCGTCCCGATGATGGGCTTTCTCACCGTCGCGACGCTCGGCTTCCTCGTGGTGACGCGCACGGACCTCGAACTGAACCGACCCGAGGCGGTCGGCCTCCTGAGCCTGTACGGCGTGTTCCTCGTCTGGATGGTGCTCGAGTCGCTCGGCGTCACCGCGCTGGTGCCCGGCATCTGA
- a CDS encoding BtpA/SgcQ family protein — protein MFDSLFPEGTQPVVGMVHLPALPGAPRFDGDRDAIVEAAERDARRLAAGGVDAIMVENFGDAPFYPDDVPKHVVASMTRATRAVVEAVDVPVGVNVLRNDGDAAVSVAAAAGGDFVRINIHTGARVTDQGVIDGTAHETMRLRERLDADVAVLADHDVKHSAPIAARGFTAESVADGVERGLADAVVVSGTGTGHETDRSDLAHAVERRDANDLDTPILVGSGVTADTVGEILELADGVIVGTALKQDGDVGNPVSEDRVRELVTSARS, from the coding sequence ATGTTCGATTCGCTGTTCCCCGAGGGGACGCAGCCGGTGGTCGGAATGGTCCACCTCCCGGCGCTGCCGGGCGCGCCGAGGTTCGACGGCGACCGGGATGCGATCGTCGAGGCGGCCGAGCGCGACGCCCGCCGACTCGCCGCCGGCGGCGTCGACGCGATCATGGTCGAGAACTTCGGCGACGCGCCGTTCTACCCTGACGACGTTCCGAAACACGTCGTCGCGAGCATGACTCGCGCCACCCGAGCGGTCGTCGAGGCGGTAGACGTACCCGTGGGCGTGAACGTCCTCCGCAACGACGGCGACGCCGCTGTGTCGGTCGCGGCCGCCGCCGGGGGCGACTTCGTCAGGATCAACATCCACACGGGGGCGCGCGTGACCGACCAGGGCGTCATCGACGGGACCGCACACGAGACCATGCGCCTGCGCGAGCGCCTCGACGCCGACGTGGCCGTGCTCGCCGACCACGACGTGAAACACTCCGCGCCGATCGCCGCCCGGGGGTTCACTGCCGAGTCCGTCGCCGACGGCGTCGAGCGCGGCCTCGCGGACGCCGTCGTCGTCAGCGGCACCGGCACCGGTCACGAGACGGACCGCTCCGACCTCGCTCACGCCGTCGAGCGCCGCGACGCGAACGACCTCGACACGCCGATCCTCGTCGGTAGCGGCGTCACCGCCGATACTGTCGGGGAGATCCTCGAGCTCGCCGACGGCGTCATCGTCGGCACGGCGTTGAAGCAGGACGGCGACGTCGGAAATCCCGTTTCGGAGGACAGGGTGCGGGAACTCGTCACGTCCGCTCGCTCGTAG
- a CDS encoding carbohydrate kinase family protein, with the protein MVASDDAGDGDAVGSGDTPDSGDIPASGDTPAVVSVGAATVDRTYPVTNLPAADGGAYAPAVEESFGGVGANVAFACARLDRSAGLIARLGDDEVGARVAENLAALPVNDARIRRRDGTSTHCVILRDGDGKRSIVTAGESARRLRLDDADRGYLADADAAFLTAYNPDSVHREALDIADRAEAPPFVFDLSGPLAELSGRGAREETVDRWVESAALFVVGEVAAESYLGCTGGEAAETLRERGASRVAVTSGEDGAVLADADGLYDLPAFDVSVVDETGAGDAYVAALVDRWILADAPAREAGRFAAAAGALNVTENGARGGLATRTEIESFLANR; encoded by the coding sequence ATGGTCGCGTCCGATGACGCCGGCGACGGCGACGCCGTCGGTTCCGGTGACACTCCCGACTCCGGTGACATCCCCGCATCCGGCGACACCCCTGCCGTCGTGAGCGTCGGCGCGGCCACCGTCGACCGTACGTACCCGGTGACGAACCTCCCGGCGGCCGACGGCGGCGCGTACGCCCCCGCCGTGGAGGAGTCGTTCGGCGGCGTCGGCGCGAACGTCGCGTTCGCGTGCGCCCGACTCGATCGGTCGGCCGGGCTGATCGCCCGCCTCGGCGACGACGAAGTCGGCGCACGCGTCGCCGAAAACCTCGCGGCGCTTCCGGTGAACGACGCCCGCATCCGGCGGCGAGACGGAACGAGCACACATTGCGTGATACTCCGTGACGGCGACGGGAAACGGAGCATCGTCACCGCGGGTGAATCCGCCAGGCGTCTTCGCCTCGACGACGCCGACCGGGGCTACCTCGCAGACGCTGACGCCGCCTTCCTCACGGCGTACAACCCTGATTCGGTTCACCGCGAGGCGCTCGATATCGCGGACCGCGCCGAAGCGCCGCCGTTCGTGTTCGACCTCTCCGGGCCGTTGGCGGAGCTCTCGGGCCGCGGTGCCCGCGAGGAGACCGTCGACAGGTGGGTCGAGTCGGCCGCGCTGTTCGTCGTCGGCGAGGTAGCGGCCGAGTCGTATCTGGGCTGTACCGGCGGGGAGGCGGCCGAGACGCTGCGTGAACGCGGCGCATCGCGAGTGGCGGTGACGAGCGGCGAGGACGGCGCTGTGCTTGCGGACGCTGACGGGCTGTACGACCTCCCGGCGTTCGACGTGTCCGTCGTCGACGAGACGGGTGCGGGCGACGCCTACGTCGCAGCGCTCGTGGATCGGTGGATCCTCGCGGACGCTCCCGCCCGCGAGGCCGGCCGGTTCGCCGCGGCCGCCGGCGCGCTGAACGTGACGGAAAACGGCGCACGGGGCGGGCTGGCGACCCGGACGGAGATCGAATCGTTCCTCGCGAACCGGTAG
- a CDS encoding universal stress protein: MDHALAVVGPTETAKALTREAGELAAGVDAELTLLHVTDEDVYDEEREELARISRGDSTYSVGQAVEGARSYASDIGREVLSDVDIDYDAVGTVGDRAETVLAEADRRGCDHLFVAGRKRSPTGKALFGDDTQKIILDAEMAVTVITE; this comes from the coding sequence ATGGATCACGCGTTGGCAGTTGTCGGTCCGACGGAGACGGCGAAGGCGCTGACGCGGGAGGCGGGAGAGCTCGCCGCCGGCGTCGACGCCGAGTTGACGCTGTTGCACGTCACCGACGAGGACGTGTACGACGAGGAGCGCGAGGAGCTCGCGCGCATCTCCCGGGGCGACTCGACGTACAGCGTGGGACAGGCCGTCGAGGGCGCACGGTCGTACGCCTCCGACATCGGACGGGAGGTGCTCTCGGACGTGGACATCGACTACGACGCCGTCGGCACGGTCGGCGACCGCGCGGAGACCGTGCTCGCGGAGGCGGACCGGCGCGGCTGCGATCACCTGTTCGTCGCCGGTCGAAAGCGCTCGCCCACCGGGAAGGCGCTGTTCGGCGACGACACCCAGAAGATCATCCTCGACGCCGAGATGGCCGTCACCGTGATCACCGAGTGA
- a CDS encoding YlbF family regulator: MSIETDATEAATDDQVEALASRLGDAIADIPEYRRFEEAQAAVQADDEAQERISEFERLRQEFAMARQAGRADQETMRKVQEAQRDLHSLPVMEEYVDAQDELQDRLETLNEAVSAPLEVDFGGEAGGCCQD, from the coding sequence ATGAGCATCGAGACCGACGCCACGGAGGCCGCGACGGACGATCAGGTCGAGGCGCTGGCGTCCCGTCTCGGCGACGCGATCGCCGACATCCCGGAGTACCGTCGGTTCGAGGAGGCGCAAGCCGCCGTCCAAGCCGACGATGAGGCCCAGGAGCGCATCTCGGAGTTCGAGCGACTCCGACAGGAGTTCGCGATGGCCCGACAGGCCGGCCGCGCGGACCAGGAGACGATGCGGAAGGTCCAGGAGGCCCAGCGCGACCTGCACTCGCTGCCGGTCATGGAGGAGTACGTCGACGCACAGGACGAGCTTCAGGACCGACTCGAAACCCTCAACGAGGCCGTCTCCGCGCCGCTCGAGGTCGACTTCGGCGGCGAGGCCGGCGGCTGCTGTCAGGACTGA
- the dph2 gene encoding diphthamide biosynthesis enzyme Dph2, producing MSQRSEGDLTNTGMSLKHDREWDYELDRIVEAVEERDADKVGLQFPEGLKRRAPAVADDLRELTDDVTYLISGQPCYGACDLDTFLMRRCDVFVHFGHSPMKESDKIIYVPLFSNVDPFPIMEESLEELADPDDDPDVGLVTTAQHMNLFGDMVDWLEERGYEVHTRRGDDRLTHEGQVLGCNYASADIDADQVLYVGGGKFHPLGLAMEHPEKTVVIGDPVNNVVTIADTEKFLKQRYGAVHRAMDADTFGVIFCTKIGQGRWDQAEEIVENNDNAHLITMDEVTPDRLRNFDFDAFVNTGCPRITTDDGPQFHKPMLTPGEYEIAVGNKPLEDLEFDTFHGTW from the coding sequence ATGAGTCAGCGGAGCGAGGGCGACCTCACCAACACGGGGATGTCGCTCAAACACGACCGCGAGTGGGACTACGAACTCGACCGCATCGTCGAAGCGGTCGAGGAGCGCGACGCCGACAAGGTCGGCCTCCAGTTCCCCGAGGGGCTGAAGCGCCGCGCGCCCGCGGTCGCCGACGACCTCCGAGAGCTGACCGACGACGTGACGTACCTCATCTCGGGACAGCCGTGTTACGGCGCGTGCGACCTCGACACCTTCCTGATGCGCCGGTGCGACGTGTTCGTCCACTTCGGTCACTCGCCGATGAAGGAGTCGGACAAGATCATCTACGTCCCCCTGTTCTCCAACGTCGACCCCTTCCCGATCATGGAGGAGTCCCTCGAGGAGCTCGCCGATCCCGACGACGACCCCGACGTGGGACTGGTGACGACCGCCCAGCACATGAACCTCTTCGGCGACATGGTGGACTGGCTGGAAGAGCGCGGCTACGAGGTCCACACCCGCCGCGGCGACGACCGCCTCACCCACGAGGGGCAGGTGCTCGGCTGCAACTACGCCAGCGCCGACATCGACGCCGACCAGGTCCTCTACGTCGGCGGGGGGAAGTTCCACCCGCTCGGACTCGCGATGGAACACCCCGAAAAGACGGTCGTCATCGGCGACCCCGTCAACAACGTCGTCACGATCGCCGACACCGAGAAGTTCCTGAAGCAGCGCTACGGCGCGGTTCACCGCGCGATGGACGCCGACACCTTCGGCGTCATCTTCTGTACGAAGATCGGGCAGGGACGGTGGGACCAGGCCGAGGAGATCGTCGAGAACAACGACAACGCCCACCTCATCACGATGGACGAGGTGACGCCCGACCGCCTCCGCAACTTCGACTTCGACGCGTTCGTCAACACCGGCTGTCCGCGCATCACGACCGACGACGGCCCGCAGTTCCACAAGCCGATGCTCACCCCCGGCGAGTACGAGATCGCCGTCGGTAACAAGCCGCTCGAGGACCTGGAGTTCGACACGTTCCACGGGACGTGGTGA